The DNA sequence CCGCCTCAAAATCAAGCAGCTTTTTAACGTTAAGGCCAAACCTTCCGGGGTTCACGTCACAGGAATCTATGTAGACAATGTCGGGCCTGGACTTGAGGATCACTTTTGAGAAGCACTCCACTTCGAGCATGTTCAGGCTCTCTTCGTTCGGTATCCTCAGGTCTATCTGCGAAGGCTCGACCACCAGTAACTCAAACTTGCAGACGTCCTTCAATCTTATGGAAAACTCTTCACGTTTTTTCGGTGTAAGTTTTTTAGAGTCCTTCAGACCCATCGACTCTATCTCATGCAGATCATCTTCGCTGATAGCCGCGCCGCAGACCACCATCGGGCCTATCACCGGGCCCCTTCCTGCTTCGTCCACTCCCATTATCAAGACCAAAAGAACAACCCTTCCTTAATACCTTGTAATCGTATATGATATTTTGCGCCCCTCCAGAAATGATATGACCTTTTGGGAGAACCCCTCGAACGTGTCGTTATTACCGGCAACGCATGAGTATGCGTCGACGCCTGCCTCATCGTCGGTGATGCCGGAGACCCTGATTATCACCGAGCCTTTTGGAACTACCGTATCCTTTAGTATGGAGTCTTTATCACCGTCAGTTATCCCTATAGCCCTGATACCCAGCCTTGCAAGGATATCGCATGCCACTTCCGTAGTATCGTCCCCGACAGTGATTGCGCATACCGTATCCGGTTTCACCGTATCCATCGACAGGAAAGCAGTGTGGTCTATCATGACTGCCTTTCCGGGGCCTTCTTTAACGGTCATGATCCTGGGGAAGGTAATATCGTCTCTCAGCCAGCCCGACTTGATCATAACATTATCCAGATCGACAGGGCCGATCTTTGCGAGCCCCGAGTCTTTAATTTTCACCCCTTCAATACCGCATATCAAACCACGTTTTGCCTTGATACGCACTTCCCGCCCGACGACGGTCCCTACAAAGGTCCCGCCAACAAAAAGAGGCTCTCCGGGAAGGACGCCTGATATTTTTCTATAGTTAAACCCCTCTATTTCCACTGCAGGAACATATTTTGGTTTTATCTGCCTGATCCGTGATTTGAAATGCCCTGCGATAACCGAAGCTACTTCCGATGCGATACGGTCGTCTTCATCATTTCCCCATATTATGACAGTGCCATCCGCTTCAAAAATTCGCTCTGCGTGGATAATGCTCTTTACAT is a window from the Methanooceanicella nereidis genome containing:
- a CDS encoding DUF2117 domain-containing protein; the encoded protein is MKSLSRPLEIGIVVHGPAPVYSKEAKNIIDLLSSIGNVSAVAGGTMCRTAIIDEGLRDVIDISSCDPPSIALLSFRDADALVVINHGKTLESGINFGEIVAGRVNNVKSIIHAERIFEADGTVIIWGNDEDDRIASEVASVIAGHFKSRIRQIKPKYVPAVEIEGFNYRKISGVLPGEPLFVGGTFVGTVVGREVRIKAKRGLICGIEGVKIKDSGLAKIGPVDLDNVMIKSGWLRDDITFPRIMTVKEGPGKAVMIDHTAFLSMDTVKPDTVCAITVGDDTTEVACDILARLGIRAIGITDGDKDSILKDTVVPKGSVIIRVSGITDDEAGVDAYSCVAGNNDTFEGFSQKVISFLEGRKISYTITRY
- the rnhB gene encoding ribonuclease HII, translating into MVLIMGVDEAGRGPVIGPMVVCGAAISEDDLHEIESMGLKDSKKLTPKKREEFSIRLKDVCKFELLVVEPSQIDLRIPNEESLNMLEVECFSKVILKSRPDIVYIDSCDVNPGRFGLNVKKLLDFEAEIISAHQADSKYPIVSAASIIAKVHRDSLVRKISESIGEDVGSGYPGDEVTIEFLKRYYMKNKKMPEFVRKSWKTTANIINELSQARLTEYF